One part of the Anopheles merus strain MAF chromosome 3L, AmerM5.1, whole genome shotgun sequence genome encodes these proteins:
- the LOC121599576 gene encoding fasciclin-3-like isoform X1, translating to MRNNYHRLSLLVALCSCYSLLAPVRSQQIETIPASPSYHTLYERNLDLLCRADKPIDQCNVRLPGPSTETLDVTANVLPSGVKRIGDFSRGECGVRLATFTNERIGKFVCIVTIDGQQFESAIELRKRVPPRPTELKIAKATALIDGGLRANQLLKARCISRNGLPVANLTWLLDGKPIDGSALKPAQITTEEQQDGTRLETIQQEVHLYVTPAENGQTLECVTNHPAFKPELRNSFLLNIKFPPEEIPHIHIDELPASGSATINITIHANPKPFTRWTVNGRHIKEGESADIYQAYIPRPTSTKGEYRVLLKNNDCSMERPSLFTLEATNALGTQTYVIKAVRVDANEVEPGRNDDYYTDDSNGSTFWLISVWTFFCSVIATRLL from the exons GTCTGCTAGCGCCAGTGCGGTCACAGCAAATCGAAACCATCCCGGCATCACCCTCGTACCACACGCTGTACGAACGCAACCTGGATCTGCTATGTCGGGCCGACAAACCGATCGACCAGTGCAACGTTCGGCTACCCGGCCCGTCCACCGAAACGTTGGATGTCACCGCTAACGTCCTACCAAGCGGCGTCAAGCGCATTGGGGACTTTTCGCGCGGCGAATGTGGCGTCCGGCTGGCCACGTTCACGAACGAACGGATCGGCAAGTTCGTCTGCATCGTCACGATCGATGGCCAGCAGTTTGAGTCGGCGATCGAGCTACGGAAGCGTGTACCGCCCCGCCCAACCGAGCTGAAGATCGCCAAAGCGACTGCCCTCATCGATGGAGGCTTGAGGGCGAACCAGCTGCTGAAGGCGCGCTGCATCTCCCGTAACGGGCTGCCCGTCGCCAACCTGACCTGGCTGCTGGACGGCAAACCGATCGATGGGAGCGCGCTGAAACCGGCCCAAATTACCACCGAGGAGCAGCAGGATGGCACCCGCTTGGAGACGATCCAGCAGGAGGTGCATCTGTACGTGACGCCGGCCGAGAACGGCCAGACGCTCGAGTGTGTTACGAATCATCCCGCGTTCAAGCCCGAGCTGCGTAACTCGTTCCTGCTGAACATAAAGT TTCCACCGGAAGAGATACCGCACATCCACATCGACGAACTGCCGGCAAGCGGAAGCGCTACGATCAACATTACGATCCACGCCAACCCCAAACCCTTTACCCGGTGGACGGTGAACGGCCGGCACATCAAGGAGGGCGAATCGGCCGACATCTACCAGGCGTACATTCCCCGCCCGACTTCG ACCAAGGGCGAGTACAGGGTGCTGCTGAAAAACAACGACTGCTCGATGGAGCGCCCGTCGCTGTTTACGCTGGAAGCGACCAACGCGCTCGGCACGCAGACGTACGTCATCAAGGCGGTGCGGGTGGACGCGAACGAGGTGGAACCGGGCCGGAACGATGACTACTACACCGATGACAGCAACGGATCCACCTTCTGGCTGATAAGCGTCTGGACCTTCTTCTGCTCTGTGATAGCTACACGTCTGTTGTGA
- the LOC121599576 gene encoding fasciclin-3-like isoform X2 codes for MRNNYHRLSLLVALCSCYSLLAPVRSQQIETIPASPSYHTLYERNLDLLCRADKPIDQCNVRLPGPSTETLDVTANVLPSGVKRIGDFSRGECGVRLATFTNERIGKFVCIVTIDGQQFESAIELRKRVPPRPTELKIAKATALIDGGLRANQLLKARCISRNGLPVANLTWLLDGKPIDGSALKPAQITTEEQQDGTRLETIQQEVHLYVTPAENGQTLECVTNHPAFKPELRNSFLLNIKFPPEEIPHIHIDELPASGSATINITIHANPKPFTRWTVNGRHIKEGESADIYQAYIPRPTSTKGEYRVLLKNNDCSMERPSLFTLEATNALGTQTYVIKAVRVDANEVEPGRNDDYYTDDSNGSTFWLISVWTFFCSVIATQ; via the exons GTCTGCTAGCGCCAGTGCGGTCACAGCAAATCGAAACCATCCCGGCATCACCCTCGTACCACACGCTGTACGAACGCAACCTGGATCTGCTATGTCGGGCCGACAAACCGATCGACCAGTGCAACGTTCGGCTACCCGGCCCGTCCACCGAAACGTTGGATGTCACCGCTAACGTCCTACCAAGCGGCGTCAAGCGCATTGGGGACTTTTCGCGCGGCGAATGTGGCGTCCGGCTGGCCACGTTCACGAACGAACGGATCGGCAAGTTCGTCTGCATCGTCACGATCGATGGCCAGCAGTTTGAGTCGGCGATCGAGCTACGGAAGCGTGTACCGCCCCGCCCAACCGAGCTGAAGATCGCCAAAGCGACTGCCCTCATCGATGGAGGCTTGAGGGCGAACCAGCTGCTGAAGGCGCGCTGCATCTCCCGTAACGGGCTGCCCGTCGCCAACCTGACCTGGCTGCTGGACGGCAAACCGATCGATGGGAGCGCGCTGAAACCGGCCCAAATTACCACCGAGGAGCAGCAGGATGGCACCCGCTTGGAGACGATCCAGCAGGAGGTGCATCTGTACGTGACGCCGGCCGAGAACGGCCAGACGCTCGAGTGTGTTACGAATCATCCCGCGTTCAAGCCCGAGCTGCGTAACTCGTTCCTGCTGAACATAAAGT TTCCACCGGAAGAGATACCGCACATCCACATCGACGAACTGCCGGCAAGCGGAAGCGCTACGATCAACATTACGATCCACGCCAACCCCAAACCCTTTACCCGGTGGACGGTGAACGGCCGGCACATCAAGGAGGGCGAATCGGCCGACATCTACCAGGCGTACATTCCCCGCCCGACTTCG ACCAAGGGCGAGTACAGGGTGCTGCTGAAAAACAACGACTGCTCGATGGAGCGCCCGTCGCTGTTTACGCTGGAAGCGACCAACGCGCTCGGCACGCAGACGTACGTCATCAAGGCGGTGCGGGTGGACGCGAACGAGGTGGAACCGGGCCGGAACGATGACTACTACACCGATGACAGCAACGGATCCACCTTCTGGCTGATAAGCGTCTGGACCTTCTTCTGCTCTGTGATAGCTACAC aATAA
- the LOC121599577 gene encoding fasciclin-3-like isoform X3, whose amino-acid sequence MRIPVFLVLLSAFLGGSQALQVKTDPAEEVVVVEGQKNVNLLCLIDEPMDFCIVKLPGAPAPFAASDKLPAPVEGITYYGLPWSSGSCGITIDTIKPIHDGPFECTVSVKGQTYKGQINIALSAVAPEPPVIELASNVDSRNGEFEFGKKVTMKCISRNGWPGAKLSWYLDGVKLTEDVGAEFSETSNRRTTVQQIYRRAIAVEDNRKKVTCRAEHTAYPGDFMETSLPIKLKKVYTNEKPEVQKEELKESVKPKPPQLTVSSVVAQRNGAFKVGSNLVVQCVSKDGNPPAGFLWFLNDQLIYEGLSAPFTSKSSRGSTVQQTLTLPLKQTDDGKVLICKARHPEGSEETRLKISTYN is encoded by the exons ATGCGGATTCCAGTGTTTTTAGTGCTGTTAAGTGCATTTTTGGGCGGCAGCCAGGCACTGCAGGTGAAAACGGATCCAGCGGAAGAGGTGGTCGTCGTTGAGGGACAGAAAAATGTGAACTTGCTGTGTCTGATCGATGAGCCCATGGATTTCTGCAT CGTGAAACTTCCGGGAGCTCCAGCACCCTTCGCAGCGAGTGACAAACTGCCGGCACCGGTCGAAGGCATCACGTACTACGGGCTGCCGTGGAGCAGTGGTTCCTGCGGTATCACGATCGACACCATCAAACCGATCCACGACGGTCCGTTCGAGTGCACGGTGTCCGTTAAGGGCCAGACGTACAAGGGCCAGATCAATATAGCGCTCTCAG CAGTTGCGCCCGAGCCGCCGGTGATCGAGCTAGCGAGCAACGTGGACAGTCGTAACGGCGAGTTCGAGTTCGGCAAGAAGGTCACCATGAAGTGTATCTCGCGGAATGGCTGGCCCGGCGCTAAGCTGTCCTGGTACCTGGACGGTGTGAAGCTGACGGAAGATGTTGGTGCCGAGTTCTCGGAGACATCGAACCGTCGCACGACCGTGCAGCAGATCTATCGTCGTGCGATCGCCGTGGAAGATAACCGGAAGAAGGTGACATGCCGCGCGGAGCATACCGCTTACCCAGGTGACTTTATGGAGACGAGCTTGCCGATCAAGCTGAAGAAAG TGTACACCAATGAAAAGCCTGAAGTACAAAAGGAAGAGCTGAAGGAGTCGGTCAAACCCAAACCACCGCAGCTAACCGTTTCGAGTGTCGTGGCGCAGCGGAATGGTGCATTCAAGGTGGGAAGCAATCTGGTGGTGCAGTGCGTCTCAAAGGATGGCAATCCTCCGGCCGGATTCCTGTGGTTCCTCA ACGATCAACTGATTTACGAAGGCCTATCAGCCCCATTCACTAGTAAATCGAGCCGAGGAAGCACAGTACAGCAGACGCTTACCCTGCCGCTCAAGCAGACCGACGATGGAAAGGTCCTGATCTGCAAAGCACGCCACCCGGAGGGAAGCGAAGAGACACGACTAAAGATCAGCACCTATAACTAA
- the LOC121599577 gene encoding fasciclin-3-like isoform X4, with amino-acid sequence MRIPVFLVLLSAFLGGSQALQVKTDPAEEVVVVEGQKNVNLLCLIDEPMDFCIVKLPGAPAPFAASDKLPAPVEGITYYGLPWSSGSCGITIDTIKPIHDGPFECTVSVKGQTYKGQINIALSVAPEPPVIELASNVDSRNGEFEFGKKVTMKCISRNGWPGAKLSWYLDGVKLTEDVGAEFSETSNRRTTVQQIYRRAIAVEDNRKKVTCRAEHTAYPGDFMETSLPIKLKKVYTNEKPEVQKEELKESVKPKPPQLTVSSVVAQRNGAFKVGSNLVVQCVSKDGNPPAGFLWFLNDQLIYEGLSAPFTSKSSRGSTVQQTLTLPLKQTDDGKVLICKARHPEGSEETRLKISTYN; translated from the exons ATGCGGATTCCAGTGTTTTTAGTGCTGTTAAGTGCATTTTTGGGCGGCAGCCAGGCACTGCAGGTGAAAACGGATCCAGCGGAAGAGGTGGTCGTCGTTGAGGGACAGAAAAATGTGAACTTGCTGTGTCTGATCGATGAGCCCATGGATTTCTGCAT CGTGAAACTTCCGGGAGCTCCAGCACCCTTCGCAGCGAGTGACAAACTGCCGGCACCGGTCGAAGGCATCACGTACTACGGGCTGCCGTGGAGCAGTGGTTCCTGCGGTATCACGATCGACACCATCAAACCGATCCACGACGGTCCGTTCGAGTGCACGGTGTCCGTTAAGGGCCAGACGTACAAGGGCCAGATCAATATAGCGCTCTCAG TTGCGCCCGAGCCGCCGGTGATCGAGCTAGCGAGCAACGTGGACAGTCGTAACGGCGAGTTCGAGTTCGGCAAGAAGGTCACCATGAAGTGTATCTCGCGGAATGGCTGGCCCGGCGCTAAGCTGTCCTGGTACCTGGACGGTGTGAAGCTGACGGAAGATGTTGGTGCCGAGTTCTCGGAGACATCGAACCGTCGCACGACCGTGCAGCAGATCTATCGTCGTGCGATCGCCGTGGAAGATAACCGGAAGAAGGTGACATGCCGCGCGGAGCATACCGCTTACCCAGGTGACTTTATGGAGACGAGCTTGCCGATCAAGCTGAAGAAAG TGTACACCAATGAAAAGCCTGAAGTACAAAAGGAAGAGCTGAAGGAGTCGGTCAAACCCAAACCACCGCAGCTAACCGTTTCGAGTGTCGTGGCGCAGCGGAATGGTGCATTCAAGGTGGGAAGCAATCTGGTGGTGCAGTGCGTCTCAAAGGATGGCAATCCTCCGGCCGGATTCCTGTGGTTCCTCA ACGATCAACTGATTTACGAAGGCCTATCAGCCCCATTCACTAGTAAATCGAGCCGAGGAAGCACAGTACAGCAGACGCTTACCCTGCCGCTCAAGCAGACCGACGATGGAAAGGTCCTGATCTGCAAAGCACGCCACCCGGAGGGAAGCGAAGAGACACGACTAAAGATCAGCACCTATAACTAA
- the LOC121599577 gene encoding fasciclin-3-like isoform X2 gives MRIPVFLVLLSAFLGGSQALQVKTDPAEEVVVVEGQKNVNLLCLIDEPMDFCIVKLPGAPAPFAASDKLPAPVEGITYYGLPWSSGSCGITIDTIKPIHDGPFECTVSVKGQTYKGQINIALSGEVAPEPPVIELASNVDSRNGEFEFGKKVTMKCISRNGWPGAKLSWYLDGVKLTEDVGAEFSETSNRRTTVQQIYRRAIAVEDNRKKVTCRAEHTAYPGDFMETSLPIKLKKVYTNEKPEVQKEELKESVKPKPPQLTVSSVVAQRNGAFKVGSNLVVQCVSKDGNPPAGFLWFLNDQLIYEGLSAPFTSKSSRGSTVQQTLTLPLKQTDDGKVLICKARHPEGSEETRLKISTYN, from the exons ATGCGGATTCCAGTGTTTTTAGTGCTGTTAAGTGCATTTTTGGGCGGCAGCCAGGCACTGCAGGTGAAAACGGATCCAGCGGAAGAGGTGGTCGTCGTTGAGGGACAGAAAAATGTGAACTTGCTGTGTCTGATCGATGAGCCCATGGATTTCTGCAT CGTGAAACTTCCGGGAGCTCCAGCACCCTTCGCAGCGAGTGACAAACTGCCGGCACCGGTCGAAGGCATCACGTACTACGGGCTGCCGTGGAGCAGTGGTTCCTGCGGTATCACGATCGACACCATCAAACCGATCCACGACGGTCCGTTCGAGTGCACGGTGTCCGTTAAGGGCCAGACGTACAAGGGCCAGATCAATATAGCGCTCTCAGGTGAAG TTGCGCCCGAGCCGCCGGTGATCGAGCTAGCGAGCAACGTGGACAGTCGTAACGGCGAGTTCGAGTTCGGCAAGAAGGTCACCATGAAGTGTATCTCGCGGAATGGCTGGCCCGGCGCTAAGCTGTCCTGGTACCTGGACGGTGTGAAGCTGACGGAAGATGTTGGTGCCGAGTTCTCGGAGACATCGAACCGTCGCACGACCGTGCAGCAGATCTATCGTCGTGCGATCGCCGTGGAAGATAACCGGAAGAAGGTGACATGCCGCGCGGAGCATACCGCTTACCCAGGTGACTTTATGGAGACGAGCTTGCCGATCAAGCTGAAGAAAG TGTACACCAATGAAAAGCCTGAAGTACAAAAGGAAGAGCTGAAGGAGTCGGTCAAACCCAAACCACCGCAGCTAACCGTTTCGAGTGTCGTGGCGCAGCGGAATGGTGCATTCAAGGTGGGAAGCAATCTGGTGGTGCAGTGCGTCTCAAAGGATGGCAATCCTCCGGCCGGATTCCTGTGGTTCCTCA ACGATCAACTGATTTACGAAGGCCTATCAGCCCCATTCACTAGTAAATCGAGCCGAGGAAGCACAGTACAGCAGACGCTTACCCTGCCGCTCAAGCAGACCGACGATGGAAAGGTCCTGATCTGCAAAGCACGCCACCCGGAGGGAAGCGAAGAGACACGACTAAAGATCAGCACCTATAACTAA
- the LOC121599577 gene encoding fasciclin-3-like isoform X1, with product MRIPVFLVLLSAFLGGSQALQVKTDPAEEVVVVEGQKNVNLLCLIDEPMDFCIVKLPGAPAPFAASDKLPAPVEGITYYGLPWSSGSCGITIDTIKPIHDGPFECTVSVKGQTYKGQINIALSGEAVAPEPPVIELASNVDSRNGEFEFGKKVTMKCISRNGWPGAKLSWYLDGVKLTEDVGAEFSETSNRRTTVQQIYRRAIAVEDNRKKVTCRAEHTAYPGDFMETSLPIKLKKVYTNEKPEVQKEELKESVKPKPPQLTVSSVVAQRNGAFKVGSNLVVQCVSKDGNPPAGFLWFLNDQLIYEGLSAPFTSKSSRGSTVQQTLTLPLKQTDDGKVLICKARHPEGSEETRLKISTYN from the exons ATGCGGATTCCAGTGTTTTTAGTGCTGTTAAGTGCATTTTTGGGCGGCAGCCAGGCACTGCAGGTGAAAACGGATCCAGCGGAAGAGGTGGTCGTCGTTGAGGGACAGAAAAATGTGAACTTGCTGTGTCTGATCGATGAGCCCATGGATTTCTGCAT CGTGAAACTTCCGGGAGCTCCAGCACCCTTCGCAGCGAGTGACAAACTGCCGGCACCGGTCGAAGGCATCACGTACTACGGGCTGCCGTGGAGCAGTGGTTCCTGCGGTATCACGATCGACACCATCAAACCGATCCACGACGGTCCGTTCGAGTGCACGGTGTCCGTTAAGGGCCAGACGTACAAGGGCCAGATCAATATAGCGCTCTCAGGTGAAG CAGTTGCGCCCGAGCCGCCGGTGATCGAGCTAGCGAGCAACGTGGACAGTCGTAACGGCGAGTTCGAGTTCGGCAAGAAGGTCACCATGAAGTGTATCTCGCGGAATGGCTGGCCCGGCGCTAAGCTGTCCTGGTACCTGGACGGTGTGAAGCTGACGGAAGATGTTGGTGCCGAGTTCTCGGAGACATCGAACCGTCGCACGACCGTGCAGCAGATCTATCGTCGTGCGATCGCCGTGGAAGATAACCGGAAGAAGGTGACATGCCGCGCGGAGCATACCGCTTACCCAGGTGACTTTATGGAGACGAGCTTGCCGATCAAGCTGAAGAAAG TGTACACCAATGAAAAGCCTGAAGTACAAAAGGAAGAGCTGAAGGAGTCGGTCAAACCCAAACCACCGCAGCTAACCGTTTCGAGTGTCGTGGCGCAGCGGAATGGTGCATTCAAGGTGGGAAGCAATCTGGTGGTGCAGTGCGTCTCAAAGGATGGCAATCCTCCGGCCGGATTCCTGTGGTTCCTCA ACGATCAACTGATTTACGAAGGCCTATCAGCCCCATTCACTAGTAAATCGAGCCGAGGAAGCACAGTACAGCAGACGCTTACCCTGCCGCTCAAGCAGACCGACGATGGAAAGGTCCTGATCTGCAAAGCACGCCACCCGGAGGGAAGCGAAGAGACACGACTAAAGATCAGCACCTATAACTAA